A part of Xenopus tropicalis strain Nigerian chromosome 4, UCB_Xtro_10.0, whole genome shotgun sequence genomic DNA contains:
- the LOC101733582 gene encoding F-box/WD repeat-containing protein 7 yields the protein MEAGEPQDCTSWLPDELALRILSYLDAKDILQVAQTCQRWRELAEDEGLWQGKCKADGIEEPPQVTRSRAKGSGSGPWKSAYTNQLRVDTNWHRGRFRTITLDTSESGTDFITWTSDGKEMICVVDDNTIQIWSAVTGKPIRTLVGHTDKILTMQMRDHMIVSGSWDCTVKVWNAESGECIHTLGGHTHVVPQVYLHGNRVASGSCDGSIRIWDIETGRCLHVLMADISYHSYIYYDGRWVISMNENLKIWDPETQSSLRSFPITIPITAIRHTELKGSRLLLVTDDGTITVWDTDTGRRIQTITDLQTYISAVSLRANIFIWGDKGLPAGFDRKRFQRYVENVRLRSHFDLSNTGFGPVPLWGFRLGTGWDEDGHRYLRDLLTREKYIHFIIVCRTKLICLTDERSNERMKVLDFN from the coding sequence ATGGAAGCCGGGGAGCCCCAGGACTGTACCTCCTGGTTACCTGATGAGTTGGCATTGCGCATCCTCTCGTACCTTGATGCCAAGGATATCCTGCAGGTGGCGCAGACTTGCCAGCGCTGGAGAGAGTTGGCTGAGGATGAAGGCCTGTGGCAGGGAAAGTGCAAGGCTGATGGGATTGAGGAGCCGCCGCAGGTAACAAGGAGCAGGGCTAAAGGCTCTGGGTCCGGCCCCTGGAAAAGCGCTTACACCAATCAGCTCAGGGTCGATACCAACTGGCACCGAGGGAGATTCAGGACAATCACACTGGATACAAGTGAGTCGGGGACAGATTTCATAACCTGGACCTCTGATGGGAAGGAAATGATTTGTGTTGTAGATGACAATACAATACAGATCTGGTCGGCAGTTACTGGAAAACCCATACGGACCCTTGTGGGACACACAGACAAAATTCTAACAATGCAAATGAGAGATCACATGATTGTTAGTGGATCCTGGGATTGTACAGTAAAAGTATGGAATGCAGAGAGCGGGGAATGTATCCACACGCTGGGCGGCCATACTCATGTTGTGCCACAGGTATATCTCCATGGGAACAGGGTAGCGAGTGGGTCATGTGACGGCTCCATCAGAATCTGGGATATTGAGACGGGGCGGTGCCTACACGTTCTCATGGCGGATATAAGCTATCATTCATATATTTACTATGATGGTCGATGGGTGATCAGTATGAATGAGAACCTGAAAATCTGGGACCCCGAAACTCAGAGTTCTTTGCGCAGTTTCCCAATTACAATTCCCATAACTGCCATCCGTCACACGGAGCTGAAAGGCTCGCGGCTCTTACTGGTCACTGACGACGGCACAATAACCGTGTGGGACACTGACACAGGGCGGCGCATCCAAACAATAACGGACCTGCAGACCTACATATCCGCAGTATCACTGAGGGCCAATATATTCATCTGGGGAGATAAGGGCCTTCCTGCTGGTTTTGACCGGAAGAGATTTCAGCGCTACGTGGAAAATGTGCGACTCCGCAGTCACTTTGACTTGAGCAACACTGGGTTTGGGCCGGTGCCGCTCTGGGGTTTCAGGCTGGGAACAGGTTGGGATGAGGATGGACACCGTTATTTGCGAGACTTGCTCACAAGGGAAAAATATATTCACTTTATCATTGTCTGTCGTACAAAACTTATCTGCTTGACTGATGAGAGATCTAATGAAAGGATGAAAGTGTTGGACTTTAATTGA
- the LOC116410231 gene encoding F-box/WD repeat-containing protein 7-like — MGCARQSRMEAGEPQDCTSWLPDELALRILSYLDAKDILQVAQTCQRWRELAEDEGLWQGKCKADGIEEPHTATGSRPRPWKSAYMSEFRMSIRWPRVRCKCVTLDISKMDLNFTHWTFDGNKMVCIASGNAIKIWSTVTGKPIRALVGHTDEILTLRMRDHMIVSGSKDQTVKVWNAESGECIHTLGGHTGAVRCVNLHEKWAASGSCDGTIRIWDTETGRCLYNLSLQLQDIEYIRYDGQRLTSLNNGDVKIWDPETQSRLFFLPLPDGNIRHLKLKGTNLYVVSETGAATMWDLGTGRCLDLEDLQYYMNRIVLEAGMFFSGCTDLHAALRSKKYVKNFEMLRFKRAFWLYGVRLCRNMGINGTGFGPAWDFQQVPIWNFDWNSIGLNRIFSYSYRLCVSDTKLICLIEEPGVGLTGLTLDFPC; from the coding sequence ATGGGTTGTGCCAGGCAGAGCAGAATGGAAGCCGGGGAGCCCCAGGACTGTACCTCCTGGTTACCTGATGAGTTGGCATTGCGCATCCTCTCGTACCTTGATGCCAAGGATATCCTGCAGGTGGCGCAGACTTGCCAGCGCTGGAGAGAGTTGGCTGAGGATGAAGGCCTGTGGCAGGGAAAGTGCAAGGCTGATGGGATTGAGGAGCCGCACACAGCTACAGGCTCTAGGCCCCGTCCATGGAAAAGCGCTTACATGAGTGAGTTCAGGATGTCTATCAGATGGCCCCGAGTGAGATGTAAATGTGTAACGCTGGATATAAGTAAGATGGATCTGAATTTCACACATTGGACCTTTGATGGGAACAAAATGGTTTGTATTGCAAGCGGAAATGCAATAAAGATCTGGTCGACAGTTACTGGAAAACCCATACGGGCCCTTGTGGGACACACAGATGAAATTTTAACATTACGAATGAGAGATCACATGATTGTTAGTGGATCTAAGGATCAGACAGTAAAAGTATGGAATGCAGAGAGCGGGGAATGTATCCACACGCTGGGCGGCCATACTGGCGCTGTCAGATGTGTAAATCTCCATGAGAAATGGGCAGCGAGTGGGTCATGTGACGGTACCATCAGAATCTGGGACACTGAGACAGGGCGGTGCCTATACAACCTATCGCTACAACTACAGGACATCGAATATATTCGCTACGATGGGCAACGGCTGACCAGCCTCAATAATGGTGACGTGAAAATCTGGGACCCCGAGACACAGAGCCGTTTGTTCTTTTTGCCACTTCCCGATGGCAATATCCGCCACTTAAAGCTGAAAGGCACAAACCTATATGTGGTCAGTGAGACAGGGGCGGCAACAATGTGGGACTTGGGCACAGGGCGGTGTCTCGATTTAGAGGATCTGCAGTACTACATGAATAGGATTGTGCTGGAGGCCGGAATGTTCTTCTCAGGATGCACCGACCTGCACGCAGCTTTACGGAGCAAGAAATATGTTAAAAATTTTGAGATGCTGAGATTCAAAAGGGCATTTTGGCTGTACGGTGTGCGACTCTGCAGGAATATGGGGATAAACGGCACAGGGTTTGGGCCGGCCTGGGATTTTCAGCAGGTGCCGATCTGGAATTTTGATTGGAACTCTATTGGCTTGAATAGaattttttcttattcttatcGTTTATGTGTTTCTGATACAAAACTCATCTGCCTGATAGAAGAGCCAGGTGTAGGGCTGACGGGGCTGACGCTGGACTTTCCTTGCTGA
- the LOC100491574 gene encoding F-box/WD repeat-containing protein 7 encodes MGCARQSRMEAGEPQDCTSWLPDELALRILSYLDAKDILQVAQTCQRWRELAEDEGLWQGKCKADGIEEPPHISTATGSRPRPWKSAYTNQLRVDTNWRRGRFRTITLNVNNPDFLYRDWDFDGKEMVCLIVGKTIEIWSAVTGECLRTLVGHTDGVASVQIRGHMIVSGSWDQTLKVWNAESGECIHTLGGHTDAVWCMYIHEKWVASGSRDGTIRVWDSETGRCLHILSMEQNYIVYIRYDGRRVFSIDDHSVLKVWDQETQSFLLTFPCPIPNIRHFEFNGAQILAVTRDGAITVWDRETGQRIRTITDLQDYIAAVSLRANALVSGDTDPPALSLDFTTKADSERFHRYAENMRLRRNFALSNTGFGPVPLWDLSSKTSLAKISVDHFIVSNAKLVCLTRNLQEVKVLVLDFGERGGEEINSLFAPRLGSKRLK; translated from the coding sequence ATGGGTTGTGCCAGGCAGAGCAGAATGGAAGCCGGGGAGCCCCAGGACTGTACCTCCTGGTTACCTGATGAGTTGGCATTGCGCATCCTCTCGTACCTTGATGCCAAGGATATCCTGCAGGTGGCGCAGACTTGCCAGCGCTGGAGAGAGTTGGCTGAGGATGAAGGCCTGTGGCAGGGAAAGTGCAAGGCTGATGGGATTGAGGAGCCGCCGCACATAAGCACAGCTACAGGCTCTAGGCCCCGCCCATGGAAAAGCGCTTACACCAATCAGCTCAGGGTCGATACCAACTGGCGCCGAGGGAGATTCAGGACAATAACACTAAATGTAAATAACCCGGATTTTTTGTACAGGGACTGGGACTTTGATGGGAAGGAAATGGTTTGTCTGATAGTTGGGAAAACAATAGAGATCTGGTCGGCAGTTACGGGCGAGTGTCTCAGGACCTTGGTGGGACACACAGATGGGGTCGCGTCGGTTCAGATCAGAGGTCACATGATCGTTAGTGGATCCTGGGATCAGACACTAAAGGTATGGAATGCAGAGAGCGGGGAATGTATCCACACGCTGGGCGGCCATACTGACGCTGTGTGGTGCATGTATATCCATGAGAAATGGGTAGCGAGTGGGTCACGTGACGGCACCATCAGAGTTTGGGACAGTGAGACGGGGCGGTGCCTACACATCCTATCGATGGAGCAGAATTATATCGTATATATTCGCTACGACGGCCGGCGGGTGTTTAGCATCGATGATCATTCCGTACTGAAAGTCTGGGACCAGGAGACGCAGAGCTTTTTGCTCACTTTCCCGTGCCCCATTCCCAACATCCGGCACTTTGAGTTTAATGGGGCCCAGATATTGGCGGTTACCAGGGACGGCGCAATAACCGTGTGGGACAGGGAAACCGGGCAGCGCATCAGAACCATAACGGACCTTCAGGACTATATCGCTGCAGTGTCACTGAGGGCCAACGCGCTCGTGTCGGGGGATACGGACCCACCGGCCCTGTCATTGGACTTTACAACAAAAGCCGATTCGGAGAGATTTCATCGCTATGCGGAGAATATGCGACTGCGCAGGAATTTTGCCTTGAGCAACACGGGGTTCGGGCCGGTGCCGCTCTGGGACCTGAGCTCAAAAACCAGTTTGGCAAAAATAAGTGTCGACCATTTCATTGTCTCTAATGCAAAACTCGTCTGCTTAACGAGAAACCTTCAGGAAGTAAAGGTGCTGGTTCTGGACTTTGGGGAACGGGGGGGAGAGGAGATAAATTCCTTATTTGCCCCCCGACTGGGCAGCAAGAGGTTAAAATGA
- the LOC105947157 gene encoding F-box/WD repeat-containing protein 7-like, which translates to MEAGEPQDFISSFPDELALRILSYLDAKDILQVAQTCQRWRELAEDEGLWQGKCKVDRIDVARSRDPGSPAGPWKSAYIRQHQINTNWRRGRFRSINLRLRHDDEVITCLEFDGSRILSSDSWKTIKVWSAVTGECLRTLVGHADIIFTMQMSSEIIISGSLDQTLKVWDAETGDCIHTLRGHSAGVECVHLCGKRAVSGSQDRTIRVWDIETGRCLHLLTGHRDFIKCVRYHGQRVVSFAYDSTVKIWDPESESCVRTLQGRADKTSSLETDGVHVVTVSDRTTIRVWDEATGRCIQTLTGYPFAISAVALAGNILVSGNADCTANVWDIKTGRCLHTLRGPAHMRSRMESVQLRRDCVVASAEDGTVTLWDWKSGAFLQNLALSHTKGPCSIQFQVSNTKLVCAVSKRSRVAFEPTKVVVLDFGADEKQQSERQNCPHFQAG; encoded by the coding sequence atgGAAGCCGGGGAGCCCCAGGACTTTATCTCTTCATTCCCCGATGAGTTGGCATTGCGCATCCTCTCGTACCTTGATGCCAAGGATATCCTGCAGGTGGCGCAGACTTGCCAGCGCTGGAGAGAGTTGGCTGAGGATGAAGGCCTGTGGCAGGGAAAGTGCAAAGTGGATCGGATTGACGTGGCGAGAAGCAGAGATCCGGGTTCGCCGGCCGGCCCATGGAAAAGCGCCTACATCCGTCAGCACCAGATCAACACCAACTGGCGCCGGGGGAGATTCCGATCCATAAACTTACGCCTGCGGCACGACGACGAGGTCATTACCTGCTTGGAGTTTGATGGGAGCCGAATACTCAGCAGCGACAGTTGGAAGACAATCAAGGTCTGGTCGGCGGTTACGGGCGAATGTCTGAGGACGCTCGTCGGTCACGCGGATATTATATTTACGATGCAAATGAGCTCGGAGATTATAATTAGCGGATCTCTGGATCAGACCTTGAAAGTGTGGGATGCAGAGACCGGGGATTGTATTCACACGTTACGCGGCCATAGCGCCGGCGTGGAGTGCGTGCATCTCTGCGGGAAAAGGGCCGTCAGTGGCTCCCAAGACAGAACCATCAGAGTCTGGGACATCGAGACCGGCCGCTGCCTTCACCTCCTCACCGGGCACCGAGACTTCATCAAATGTGTTCGGTATCACGGGCAAAGGGTGGTGAGCTTTGCGTACGATTCCACCGTGAAAATATGGGACCCCGAGAGTGAGAGCTGCGTGCGCACCCTGCAAGGCCGCGCCGACAAGACCTCCAGTTTAGAGACCGACGGGGTCCACGTGGTCACCGTGTCCGACAGAACCACCATAAGAGTCTGGGACGAGGCGACGGGGCGATGTATCCAAACACTGACCGGATACCCGTTCGCCATTAGTGCGGTGGCGCTGGCGGGCAATATCCTCGTGTCCGGAAACGCCGATTGCACCGCTAACGTGTGGGACATAAAAACGGGGAGGTGCTTGCACACACTGCGCGGCCCCGCCCACATGAGAAGCCGAATGGAAAGCGTTCAGCTGAGGAGGGACTGCGTCGTAGCCAGCGCCGAAGACGGAACCGTCACCCTGTGGGACTGGAAAAGTGGGGCCTTCTTGCAGAACCTGGCGCTGTCGCACACCAAGGGGCCCTGTTCCATCCAGTTCCAAGTCTCCAACACAAAACTCGTCTGCGCCGTCTCGAAAAGATCCAGAGTCGCGTTCGAGCCAACAAAGGTGGTGGTTCTGGACTTTGGTGCCGACGAGAAGCAACAATCGGAGAGACAGAACTGCCCACATTTCCAGGCCGGATGA
- the LOC100488030 gene encoding F-box/WD repeat-containing protein 7, with translation MEAGEPQDCTSWLPDELALRILSYLDAKDILQVAQTCQRWRELAEDEGLWQGKCKADGIEEPPQVTRSRAKGSGSGPWKSAYTNQLRIDTNWHRGRFKTITLDTSESGTDFFTWTSDGKEMICIVDKNTIQIWSAVTGEPIRTLVGHTDKIFAIQMRDHMIVSGSWDCTIKVWNAESGECIHTLGGHTDAVSHLYLHGNRVASGSCDDSIRIWDIETGQCLHVLMAQIDYDSYVNYDGRWVISRNDGSNLKIWDPETQSCLRSFPIPITAIHHTELKGSRLLLVTDDGTITVWDTDTGQRIQTIKDLQTYISAVSLRANIFIWGDKGLPAGFDRKRFQRYVENVRLRSHFDLSNTGFGPVPLWGFRLGTGWDENADIYLQGLKRRNKYIHFIIFCRTKLICMIEERSSEMIKVLDFNWEERRRKRLKL, from the coding sequence ATGGAAGCCGGGGAGCCCCAGGACTGTACCTCCTGGTTACCTGATGAGTTGGCATTGCGCATCCTCTCGTACCTTGATGCCAAGGATATCCTGCAGGTGGCGCAGACTTGCCAGCGCTGGAGAGAGTTGGCTGAGGATGAAGGCCTGTGGCAGGGAAAGTGCAAGGCTGATGGGATTGAGGAGCCGCCGCAGGTAACAAGGAGCAGGGCTAAAGGCTCTGGGTCCGGTCCCTGGAAAAGCGCTTACACCAATCAGCTCAGGATCGATACCAACTGGCACCGAGGGAGATTCAAAACAATCACACTGGATACAAGTGAGTCGGGGACAGATTTCTTTACCTGGACCTCTGATGGGAAGGAAATGATTTGTATTGTAGATAAAAATACAATACAGATCTGGTCGGCAGTTACTGGAGAACCCATACGGACCCTTGTGGGACACACAGACAAAATCTTTGCAATACAAATGAGAGATCACATGATTGTTAGTGGATCCTGGGATTGTACAATAAAAGTATGGAATGCAGAGAGCGGGGAATGTATCCACACACTGGGCGGCCATACTGACGCTGTGTCACACTTATATCTCCATGGGAACAGGGTAGCGAGTGGGTCATGTGACGACTCCATCAGAATCTGGGATATTGAGACGGGGCAGTGCCTACACGTTCTCATGGCACAAATAGACTATGATTCATATGTTAACTATGATGGTCGATGGGTGATCAGTAGGAATGACGGATCCAACCTGAAAATCTGGGACCCCGAAACTCAGAGCTGTTTGCGCAGTTTCCCAATTCCCATAACTGCCATCCATCACACGGAGCTGAAAGGCTCGCGGCTCTTACTGGTCACTGACGACGGCACAATAACCGTGTGGGACACTGACACAGGGCAGCGCATCCAAACAATAAAGGACCTTCAGACCTACATATCCGCAGTGTCACTGAGGGCCAATATATTCATCTGGGGGGATAAGGGCCTTCCTGCTGGTTTTGACCGGAAGAGATTTCAGCGCTACGTGGAAAATGTGCGACTCCGCAGTCACTTTGACTTGAGCAACACTGGGTTTGGGCCGGTGCCGCTCTGGGGTTTCAGACTGGGAACAGGTTGGGATGAGAATGCAGACATTTATTTGCAAGGCTTGAAGagaagaaacaaatatatacactTTATCATATTCTGTCGTACAAAACTTATCTGCATGATTGAGGAGAGATCTAGTGAAATGATTAAAGTGTTGGACTTTAattgggaggagaggaggagaaaAAGGTTAAAGTTATAG